Proteins found in one Campylobacter canadensis genomic segment:
- a CDS encoding heat shock protein transcriptional repressor HspR has translation MNYDEPVFLISVVSKQLNIHPQTLRQYEREGLIEPNRTGGKVRMYSQKDIDRIKMILRFTRDLGVNLAGVSIILELKGQIAKYEEQLNKGKKNALIKQVSKFDVAIYDKAKR, from the coding sequence ATGAATTACGATGAGCCTGTCTTTTTAATTTCAGTAGTATCAAAGCAATTAAACATTCATCCACAAACCCTAAGGCAGTATGAAAGAGAAGGCTTAATAGAGCCAAATAGAACTGGTGGTAAGGTTAGAATGTATTCTCAAAAAGATATTGATAGAATTAAGATGATTTTAAGATTTACAAGGGATTTAGGGGTTAATCTTGCTGGTGTTAGCATTATTTTAGAGCTAAAAGGGCAAATTGCAAAATACGAAGAGCAATTAAATAAAGGTAAAAAAAATGCACTTATAAAGCAAGTTAGCAAATTTGATGTAGCTATTTATGATAAGGCAAAAAGGTGA
- a CDS encoding cation:proton antiporter codes for MKGFLEIFLITAAIAIVLNVVLKKFSIPTIIGYIFTGLIVGLSFNIHTNPEINHIAEFGIVFLMFSIGLEFSIKHLMTMKTEVFLNGALQMCLSGLIFAALINYFFNINENTSLILGFTLGLSSTAIVLKILNETSEINQVFGRKTLGILLFQDIAVIPLLLMIDIFNSSDSASSLIIKTLVSAIIVLSLLFFIGKYVFNRVLYYVIKTKSQEIFIATILFTIVGASYLAHIFGFSYSLGAFIAGMLIAETEYKHQIEADLIPFRDLLLGFFFVTVGLQIDVFLIIKYWYIVIILTFVIMSIKAAVVYMFLQFTNTKSNSFKTALCLCQIGEFALAVFGLLSSHKMIDDVNSQLFTLSVILSMIIAPFIIKNNKKLSSWANDEVSTVAPKIQSLSNHFVIFGYGTLGQEVVLKLKNQGIPYLVIDSDINLVELGQKRGENVYQGNVEQDYTLQAANIKTCAAVIITVSNETRLELISKKVVAYSPETNVIMRFSKDEHKIFDDFSQKVVLIKEEKVVAKTMLQEALKCRIANS; via the coding sequence GTGAAGGGATTTTTAGAAATATTTTTAATTACAGCTGCTATTGCTATTGTGTTAAATGTTGTGCTAAAAAAATTTAGCATTCCAACAATAATAGGATATATTTTTACTGGCTTAATAGTGGGCTTGTCTTTTAACATTCACACAAACCCTGAAATAAACCACATTGCTGAATTTGGAATTGTGTTTTTAATGTTTAGTATAGGGCTTGAGTTTTCTATTAAACACTTAATGACTATGAAGACTGAAGTATTCTTAAACGGTGCTTTGCAAATGTGCTTAAGCGGCTTAATTTTTGCTGCATTAATTAATTATTTTTTTAATATCAATGAAAATACTTCTTTAATTTTAGGCTTTACCTTAGGTCTTAGCTCTACTGCTATTGTGTTAAAAATTCTTAATGAAACAAGCGAGATAAATCAAGTATTTGGTAGAAAGACTTTAGGGATTTTACTATTTCAAGACATTGCTGTAATCCCACTTTTATTGATGATTGATATTTTTAATTCAAGCGATTCAGCTTCAAGCTTAATTATAAAAACCCTAGTTTCAGCTATTATTGTTTTAAGTTTGTTATTTTTTATTGGAAAATATGTTTTTAACAGAGTTCTTTATTATGTAATCAAAACAAAATCTCAAGAAATCTTCATTGCAACAATTTTATTTACAATAGTAGGAGCGTCTTATTTAGCACATATTTTTGGCTTTTCATATTCACTAGGAGCATTTATTGCAGGAATGCTAATAGCAGAAACAGAGTATAAACATCAAATTGAAGCAGACTTAATACCTTTTAGAGATTTATTACTAGGCTTTTTCTTTGTAACTGTGGGCTTACAAATAGATGTATTTTTAATAATTAAATATTGGTATATAGTAATAATTTTAACCTTTGTTATTATGAGCATTAAAGCAGCTGTTGTTTATATGTTTTTACAATTTACAAATACAAAAAGCAATTCTTTTAAAACTGCACTTTGTCTTTGTCAAATAGGAGAATTTGCACTTGCCGTTTTTGGGCTTTTAAGCTCACATAAAATGATTGATGATGTTAATTCTCAGTTATTTACCTTAAGTGTAATTTTATCTATGATTATTGCACCATTTATAATTAAAAACAATAAAAAGCTATCATCTTGGGCAAATGACGAAGTTAGCACCGTAGCACCTAAAATACAAAGCCTTAGCAATCATTTTGTAATTTTTGGTTATGGCACATTGGGTCAAGAAGTGGTTTTAAAATTAAAAAATCAAGGAATTCCTTATTTAGTAATTGATTCTGATATAAATTTAGTAGAACTTGGACAAAAAAGAGGAGAAAATGTTTATCAAGGAAATGTTGAGCAAGATTACACCTTGCAAGCTGCAAATATTAAAACCTGTGCTGCAGTAATAATAACTGTTAGCAACGAAACAAGATTAGAATTAATAAGCAAAAAGGTTGTAGCTTACTCGCCTGAAACTAATGTAATTATGAGATTTAGCAAAGATGAGCATAAAATTTTTGATGACTTTTCTCAAAAAGTTGTACTCATAAAAGAAGAAAAAGTAGTAGCAAAAACAATGCTACAAGAAGCATTAAAATGTAGAATAGCAAATTCATAA
- the hemC gene encoding hydroxymethylbilane synthase: MTLTIATRKSLLALWQSEFVKNELKKIDNTLNINLLELNTKGDIILDTPLAKIGGKNLFIKELENAMYEKKAQISVHSLKDVGANLAYDFKLSAILKREVCNDVCVFAGKEKSLSELKKGAVIGTTSLRRQMQLNLLRDDFNIKSLRGNLQTRLNKLKNKEFDAIILAYAGLKRLNILDELNYVLLDTKEMIPAAGQGAVAIESINDENILSLTKKLNCEKTAMLCKIERDFTKTLNGGCGAPIGINAAFINENEIRINAIVGLVNAKKIIKMQKTIKIQNADDYGEILAKEFIKEGALNLLAENEELLKTMQ; this comes from the coding sequence ATGACTTTAACAATAGCAACTAGAAAATCGCTTTTAGCACTGTGGCAAAGCGAATTTGTAAAAAACGAATTAAAAAAAATTGATAATACTTTAAATATAAATTTACTTGAACTAAATACAAAAGGAGATATTATTTTAGATACTCCCTTAGCAAAAATTGGTGGTAAAAACTTATTTATAAAAGAACTTGAAAATGCAATGTATGAAAAAAAAGCTCAAATTAGCGTACATTCTTTAAAAGATGTTGGTGCAAACCTTGCTTACGATTTTAAATTATCAGCAATTTTAAAAAGAGAAGTTTGTAATGATGTTTGTGTATTTGCAGGCAAAGAAAAATCATTAAGCGAATTAAAAAAGGGTGCTGTTATAGGAACTACGAGTTTAAGAAGACAAATGCAGCTTAATTTGCTTAGAGATGATTTTAATATTAAAAGTCTAAGGGGCAATCTTCAAACTAGGTTAAATAAGCTAAAAAATAAAGAATTTGATGCAATAATCTTAGCTTATGCAGGACTTAAAAGATTAAATATTTTAGACGAATTAAATTATGTATTATTAGATACAAAAGAAATGATTCCAGCAGCAGGACAAGGTGCAGTAGCCATTGAAAGTATTAATGATGAAAATATTTTATCTTTAACAAAAAAGTTAAATTGTGAAAAAACAGCTATGCTGTGTAAGATTGAAAGAGATTTTACAAAGACTTTAAATGGTGGTTGTGGCGCTCCTATTGGAATAAATGCAGCTTTTATAAATGAAAATGAAATAAGAATTAATGCAATAGTAGGCTTAGTAAATGCAAAAAAAATAATAAAAATGCAAAAAACAATTAAAATACAAAATGCTGATGATTATGGCGAAATTTTAGCTAAAGAATTTATAAAAGAAGGTGCTTTAAATCTTTTAGCAGAAAATGAAGAATTATTAAAGACAATGCAATGA
- a CDS encoding menaquinone biosynthesis decarboxylase, with protein MKNYIEKLKKHDLIKIIDDELDVDLQIAHLAYIEAKKEDSKVLLFTNPIKNKEKLNIPVIMNIFANKKALELVLGKSADEIADEIQSLLNMHIPKNFSAKLDLFSKLFKLKNIAPKRVINKNAACKQRQYSLSELPILKTWQYDAAAFITMGQVYTKSLDNKSNNLGMYRLQVLDENHLIMHFQLHKDANNFFYEYKKANKKMPVAIAIGDDPLHILCAQAPLPKGIFELMLYGFIKKQGAKLVKCDTNDLYVPQNSDFVIEGEIDVNNFAVEGPFGDHTGFYTPQGYFPVMTITKITGKNDAIYNATVVGKPPLEDKLMGYATERIFLPLLKTSAANLIDYKMPENGVFHNLILAKIKNDYAGCALALAHTFWGVGQMAFVKNAIFVDENAPNLDDYENLSKYILNNFNPKNILKSYGLIDELDHSTEKIGLGGKLALDACKDISYKAHTFKNENNFIEKKSFKVDIQKILALKEEIGYVNHKTYFDECSSNICIVQIKKDKSNAKLIELLKDILSGILILIDTDTSLDNAYMLVWRITNNFDAKSDVFINDDGILIIACKKDEKDGYLDKWPMDTKCNEEVIKHLISLNLVENNEEFFKKYEIF; from the coding sequence ATGAAAAATTATATAGAAAAATTAAAAAAACACGATTTAATAAAAATAATTGATGATGAGCTTGATGTTGATTTGCAAATAGCTCATTTAGCCTACATTGAAGCAAAAAAAGAAGATTCAAAGGTTTTATTATTTACAAATCCTATCAAAAATAAAGAAAAGTTAAACATTCCGGTAATTATGAATATTTTCGCTAATAAAAAGGCCTTAGAATTAGTTTTAGGAAAAAGTGCTGATGAGATTGCAGATGAAATTCAAAGCCTTTTAAATATGCATATTCCAAAAAATTTTAGTGCAAAACTTGACTTATTTTCAAAATTATTTAAACTAAAAAACATAGCACCAAAAAGAGTTATAAACAAAAACGCAGCTTGCAAGCAAAGGCAGTATTCATTAAGCGAACTTCCTATTTTAAAAACTTGGCAATATGATGCAGCAGCATTTATTACAATGGGGCAAGTTTATACAAAAAGTCTTGATAATAAATCAAATAATCTTGGTATGTATCGTTTGCAAGTTTTAGATGAAAATCATTTAATAATGCACTTTCAACTGCACAAAGATGCAAATAATTTCTTTTACGAATACAAAAAAGCAAATAAGAAAATGCCTGTTGCAATAGCAATAGGAGACGACCCTTTACATATTTTATGCGCTCAAGCACCACTACCTAAAGGGATTTTTGAATTAATGCTTTATGGTTTTATAAAAAAGCAAGGTGCAAAATTAGTAAAATGCGATACAAATGATTTATATGTGCCGCAAAATAGTGATTTTGTAATTGAAGGCGAGATTGATGTAAATAATTTTGCTGTAGAAGGACCTTTTGGAGACCATACAGGTTTTTATACCCCACAAGGCTATTTTCCTGTGATGACAATTACAAAAATAACAGGAAAAAATGATGCAATTTATAATGCAACTGTAGTTGGTAAGCCACCTTTAGAAGATAAATTAATGGGCTATGCTACTGAAAGGATTTTTTTACCTTTACTAAAAACAAGTGCTGCGAATTTAATTGATTATAAAATGCCTGAAAATGGAGTTTTTCATAATTTAATCTTAGCAAAGATTAAAAATGATTATGCAGGTTGTGCTTTAGCCTTAGCTCATACTTTTTGGGGAGTTGGTCAAATGGCTTTTGTAAAAAATGCTATTTTTGTTGATGAAAATGCACCTAATTTAGATGATTATGAAAATTTATCTAAGTATATTTTAAATAATTTTAATCCTAAAAATATTTTAAAAAGTTATGGTTTAATTGATGAGCTTGACCATTCAACTGAAAAAATTGGTTTAGGCGGAAAACTCGCCCTTGATGCTTGTAAAGATATATCTTATAAAGCTCATACTTTTAAAAACGAAAATAATTTTATTGAAAAAAAATCTTTTAAGGTTGATATTCAAAAAATTTTAGCTTTAAAAGAAGAAATTGGATATGTAAATCACAAAACATATTTTGATGAATGCTCAAGTAATATTTGTATTGTTCAAATTAAAAAAGATAAAAGTAATGCTAAATTAATAGAACTTTTAAAAGATATTCTTAGTGGAATTTTAATATTAATTGATACAGATACTAGCTTAGATAATGCTTATATGCTTGTATGGAGAATTACAAATAATTTTGATGCTAAAAGCGATGTATTTATAAACGATGATGGTATTTTAATAATAGCTTGTAAAAAAGATGAAAAAGATGGCTATTTAGATAAATGGCCAATGGATACAAAATGCAATGAAGAGGTGATTAAGCACTTAATTTCGCTTAATTTAGTAGAAAATAATGAAGAATTTTTTAAAAAGTATGAAATTTTTTAA
- a CDS encoding flagellar protein FlaG, with protein sequence MEIFKAASAHFDNQIRTHQNETARVRPVEQTQIETNNAKESNKEVSKEQLDDAIKKLNEHMKELGTDIRFGYNDKINTMYVSVIATKTGQVIRKFPTDEAMRLSESMKEAIGIIFDKKS encoded by the coding sequence ATGGAAATTTTTAAGGCAGCAAGTGCGCATTTTGACAATCAAATAAGAACCCATCAAAATGAAACTGCAAGAGTGCGTCCTGTTGAGCAAACACAAATTGAAACTAACAACGCAAAGGAAAGCAATAAAGAAGTTTCAAAAGAGCAACTAGATGATGCAATCAAAAAACTAAACGAACATATGAAAGAACTAGGTACTGATATTAGATTTGGCTACAACGACAAAATCAATACAATGTATGTAAGTGTTATTGCAACTAAAACAGGTCAAGTAATTAGAAAATTCCCAACCGATGAAGCAATGAGACTTAGTGAAAGTATGAAAGAAGCAATTGGAATTATTTTTGATAAAAAAAGCTAA
- the fliD gene encoding flagellar filament capping protein FliD gives MASNLGLIGFGSSSTWDFKGISDKLKAAEQGSRLSLPKKQLSTAQNQQKDITTLVTLLNTFKASVKNSIEQTTVGKQTIKTNGESASLSLVDGAKLDDFTIDVKKLATKDAFQSKAVKSDSQSLFSDIKIKNKDNEEQVFKEGSFKIMIGKEEFNIKVNSNDTMQSLKEKLNEATSTNSKKLSSLINVKVLDVGNNSSSLMITSKKTGLDNAISFDIVSDENNEDAAKFSNAILEKLGFLENKKVNDLKKDLQTNKDNLENINQQLANNAYDVKSWISSLEKEISLDDGTKINKDSKLSSLSTEQLDKLFDKFKSETSKNQEEDVKNWLDALKSGFTKVEITYKDGEENKTIDLSKISEEDLAKEEVKKAINDKFNELQKSSFNTQAKIDSLDDSIKNNVDVNHVQYAQDALFIYDGVEVSRSSNEIDDISVGATINLKKEGKTDFRMVNDNSSLLEALKDFADNYNTIINNMSTLTSYDEETKEAGALQGISEVTNLKNQLSALITDVDSKTNLSLSNLGFTVNRSGILEFDESVFKKAYTANEDTIKNFLMGEDVYQKNTVLSQEISLKPDLSDGDLIINGKSIVFSDDFKKRLEDKEKPVEQKEYLEELVKSINDAKIEGVNASLIEKDNKFYLSIASNGKTDFTISGDSSKLANLGLKEEKFISSKTTNIGVFEKIKNSLDLLIGNDGTFTTLEKDYKDKIDKLNKEIEKTTKDIDTKFETLNNRFSQYDAMMAKLSLQENQIKQIIEQSNKKS, from the coding sequence ATGGCAAGTAATTTAGGTTTAATTGGCTTTGGCAGTTCTAGTACTTGGGATTTTAAAGGAATCTCTGATAAGCTAAAAGCAGCTGAACAAGGTTCTAGACTTTCTTTACCTAAAAAACAATTAAGTACAGCTCAAAATCAACAAAAAGATATAACAACTTTAGTTACTTTATTAAACACATTTAAAGCGAGTGTAAAAAATTCAATTGAGCAAACCACAGTTGGCAAACAAACAATTAAAACAAATGGAGAAAGTGCTAGTTTAAGCTTAGTTGATGGTGCAAAGCTTGATGATTTTACCATTGATGTAAAAAAACTTGCTACAAAAGACGCCTTTCAAAGTAAAGCTGTAAAAAGTGATTCACAAAGCTTATTTTCAGATATTAAAATAAAAAATAAAGATAATGAAGAGCAAGTATTTAAAGAAGGTTCTTTTAAAATTATGATTGGCAAAGAAGAATTTAATATAAAAGTAAATTCTAACGATACAATGCAAAGTTTAAAAGAAAAGTTAAATGAAGCTACAAGCACAAATTCAAAAAAACTTTCATCTTTAATTAATGTAAAGGTGCTTGATGTTGGTAATAATAGTAGCTCATTAATGATTACAAGCAAAAAAACAGGGCTTGATAATGCGATTTCATTTGATATTGTTAGCGATGAAAATAATGAAGATGCAGCAAAATTTTCAAATGCAATTTTAGAAAAATTAGGCTTTTTAGAAAATAAAAAGGTAAATGACTTAAAAAAAGATTTGCAAACAAATAAAGATAATTTAGAAAATATAAATCAGCAATTAGCAAATAATGCTTATGATGTTAAATCTTGGATTAGCTCATTAGAAAAAGAAATCAGCCTAGATGATGGTACTAAAATTAACAAAGATAGCAAGCTATCAAGTTTAAGCACTGAGCAGCTTGATAAATTATTTGATAAATTTAAAAGTGAAACTTCAAAAAACCAAGAAGAAGATGTTAAAAATTGGTTAGATGCTTTAAAATCAGGCTTTACAAAAGTAGAAATAACTTATAAAGATGGTGAAGAAAATAAAACAATTGATTTATCAAAAATAAGCGAAGAAGATTTAGCTAAAGAAGAGGTAAAAAAAGCAATTAATGATAAATTTAACGAATTACAAAAGTCAAGCTTTAACACTCAAGCTAAAATTGATAGTCTTGATGATAGTATAAAAAATAATGTTGATGTAAATCATGTTCAATATGCTCAAGATGCTTTATTTATTTATGATGGTGTAGAAGTTAGCAGAAGTTCAAATGAGATTGATGATATTAGCGTGGGTGCTACAATCAACCTTAAAAAAGAAGGAAAAACCGATTTTAGAATGGTAAATGATAATTCATCTTTACTAGAAGCTTTAAAAGATTTTGCGGATAATTACAATACCATTATAAATAATATGTCTACTTTAACAAGCTATGATGAAGAAACAAAAGAAGCAGGAGCTTTGCAAGGAATTTCAGAAGTAACAAATCTTAAAAATCAACTTTCTGCTTTAATTACCGATGTTGATTCAAAAACAAATCTTAGCCTGTCAAATCTAGGTTTTACAGTAAATAGAAGCGGGATTTTAGAATTTGATGAAAGTGTATTTAAAAAGGCTTATACTGCAAACGAAGATACTATTAAAAACTTTTTAATGGGCGAAGATGTTTATCAAAAAAACACAGTTTTAAGTCAAGAAATTAGCTTAAAACCTGATTTAAGTGATGGCGATTTAATAATAAATGGCAAAAGTATTGTTTTTAGCGATGACTTTAAAAAAAGATTAGAAGATAAAGAAAAGCCAGTTGAGCAAAAAGAATATCTTGAAGAATTAGTAAAAAGTATTAATGATGCAAAGATTGAAGGAGTTAATGCTAGTTTAATTGAAAAAGACAATAAATTTTATTTAAGTATAGCTTCTAATGGAAAAACTGATTTTACAATAAGTGGAGATTCATCAAAACTAGCTAATTTAGGCTTAAAAGAAGAAAAATTCATTTCATCAAAAACAACAAATATAGGTGTCTTTGAAAAAATCAAAAATAGCCTTGATTTACTTATTGGAAACGATGGAACCTTTACAACCTTAGAAAAAGATTATAAAGATAAAATTGACAAATTAAATAAAGAAATTGAAAAAACAACTAAAGATATAGATACGAAATTTGAAACTCTAAATAATAGATTTTCGCAATATGATGCTATGATGGCTAAATTAAGCTTACAAGAAAATCAAATTAAACAAATTATAGAGCAATCAAATAAAAAAAGTTAA
- the fliS gene encoding flagellar export chaperone FliS: MTSNAYSTYSANHLAIENNEKMIEMLYEGILRFCSRAKKAIEKDDVEQKCINIHKASVIFVELLNYIDFSQGDVSYYLQGLYSHQISTLSKCMIDADTAKLDEVMKVASGLLEAWREVNNLNLNN, translated from the coding sequence ATGACAAGTAACGCATATTCAACTTATTCAGCAAATCATCTAGCAATAGAAAACAATGAAAAAATGATAGAAATGTTATATGAGGGCATATTAAGATTTTGTTCTCGTGCAAAAAAAGCTATTGAAAAAGATGATGTGGAACAAAAATGTATAAATATCCACAAAGCTAGTGTTATCTTTGTGGAATTATTAAATTATATTGACTTTTCTCAAGGAGATGTAAGCTATTATTTACAAGGCTTGTATTCTCATCAAATATCAACATTAAGTAAATGTATGATAGACGCAGATACTGCAAAACTAGATGAAGTTATGAAGGTTGCAAGCGGACTTTTAGAAGCTTGGCGTGAAGTAAATAATCTAAACTTAAACAACTAA
- a CDS encoding DASS family sodium-coupled anion symporter, which yields MLKKYYKFILPILVALIILIIPAPQGLSINAWIYFAVFMMVVIGLILEPIPGALVGLIGVGILIWLKIGPKGSGDVNHIISSKEAVNWGLAGFSNSTVWLIFAAFMLGLGYEKSNLGRRIALLLVKYLGKITLGLGYAVAIADLILSPFIPSNSARSAGIIYPIVSSIPPMMGSYPNDGARKIGSYLVWVALASTCVTSSMFFTALAPNLLAMESAVKSGFSGVTWLGWFIAFAPCGIILFLLTPYLTYVIYPPQIKGSKEASKWASLELDKMGKMSKKEYLMLFLALFALLFWIFSSVDACAVALSVMIALVIFNIITWNDLLSNKAAWNILAWFGSLITLAGGLSNVGFLSYISSICADVLSHFNSNIAFAGIIILFYLLHYFFASTTAHVSALLALFIALSANISAINLDEIVLLMLLSLGIMGIISPYGTGPSPVWFGSAYISSKDFWKLGFIFGMIYLIIFLIICIPWVSFAHSIIF from the coding sequence ATGCTTAAAAAATACTATAAATTTATTTTACCTATTTTAGTTGCATTAATCATATTAATAATACCTGCACCGCAAGGTTTAAGCATTAATGCGTGGATATATTTTGCTGTTTTTATGATGGTTGTTATTGGCTTAATTTTAGAGCCAATTCCTGGTGCTTTAGTTGGCTTGATTGGAGTTGGAATTTTAATTTGGTTAAAAATTGGCCCTAAGGGTTCAGGCGATGTAAATCATATTATTAGTTCAAAAGAAGCGGTAAATTGGGGTCTTGCTGGTTTTTCAAATTCTACTGTGTGGCTTATTTTTGCAGCTTTTATGCTAGGGCTTGGATACGAAAAAAGTAATCTTGGAAGAAGAATAGCATTGCTATTAGTAAAATATCTTGGCAAAATCACTCTAGGGCTTGGCTATGCTGTAGCTATTGCTGATTTAATTTTATCGCCATTTATTCCATCAAATTCAGCAAGAAGCGCGGGGATAATTTATCCTATTGTTTCAAGTATTCCACCTATGATGGGTTCTTATCCTAATGATGGAGCAAGAAAGATTGGCTCTTATTTAGTTTGGGTTGCACTAGCAAGCACTTGTGTAACAAGTTCAATGTTTTTTACTGCACTTGCACCAAATTTATTAGCTATGGAAAGTGCTGTAAAAAGTGGTTTTAGCGGAGTTACTTGGCTTGGTTGGTTTATAGCATTTGCTCCTTGTGGAATAATCTTGTTTTTGCTAACTCCGTATTTAACTTATGTTATTTATCCACCACAAATAAAAGGCTCAAAAGAAGCATCAAAATGGGCAAGTTTAGAACTTGATAAAATGGGAAAAATGAGTAAAAAAGAATACTTAATGCTCTTTTTAGCATTATTTGCTTTATTGTTTTGGATTTTTTCTAGCGTTGATGCTTGTGCTGTAGCTTTAAGTGTAATGATTGCTTTGGTTATTTTTAATATCATAACTTGGAACGATTTACTATCAAATAAAGCAGCTTGGAATATACTTGCTTGGTTTGGCTCACTGATAACTCTTGCTGGTGGCTTGAGCAATGTTGGATTTTTATCTTATATTAGTTCTATTTGTGCTGATGTTTTATCTCATTTTAATAGCAATATTGCCTTTGCTGGTATTATAATTTTATTTTATTTGTTACATTATTTCTTTGCTAGTACAACTGCTCACGTTAGTGCTTTATTGGCTTTATTTATTGCACTTAGTGCAAATATTAGCGCTATTAATCTTGATGAGATTGTTTTACTTATGTTACTTTCTTTAGGAATTATGGGAATTATTAGCCCTTATGGAACTGGACCTAGTCCTGTTTGGTTTGGAAGTGCTTACATTAGTAGTAAAGACTTTTGGAAGCTTGGCTTTATTTTTGGAATGATTTATTTAATTATATTTTTAATTATTTGCATTCCTTGGGTTAGTTTTGCGCATTCTATTATTTTTTAA
- a CDS encoding asparaginase, whose translation MLSLISLGGTISMTSDKNGALPSLNAQDLAKEFKDIRAITFSNIASPNITFSMLLELLELAKEEVNKGSKAIIITQGTDTLEESAFFIQSLWKSKIPIVFCAAMKHSSQLGSDCLANINDAIITAKSAINKDLGVLCVLNSCIHSANFIHKSNTFSLDTFTSFDFGLVGKVIEGKAYFYKDNIKRYLFNSPKKISKKVGLLKLCLDCDDDILEYYLNNYDALVFSGYGAGHLMQRHMKYIKNIKKPLIMASRCESGKTGFNTYAYLGAEISLRENGVIMSAFISDVKARILTLLALENNIDLKELFTKDNIIF comes from the coding sequence ATGCTTAGTTTAATTTCTTTAGGTGGCACCATTTCAATGACAAGTGATAAAAATGGTGCTTTGCCAAGCCTAAATGCTCAAGATTTAGCAAAAGAATTCAAAGATATAAGAGCAATTACTTTTAGCAATATAGCAAGTCCTAATATAACTTTTTCTATGCTTTTAGAGCTTTTAGAACTTGCTAAAGAAGAAGTAAATAAAGGTTCAAAGGCAATTATTATAACTCAAGGTACTGATACCCTTGAAGAGAGTGCATTTTTTATACAATCACTTTGGAAAAGTAAAATTCCTATTGTTTTTTGTGCTGCAATGAAGCATTCAAGCCAACTTGGAAGTGATTGTTTAGCAAATATAAATGATGCAATTATAACTGCAAAAAGCGCTATAAATAAAGATTTAGGTGTGCTTTGTGTTTTAAATTCTTGCATACATTCAGCAAATTTTATACACAAAAGTAATACTTTTAGCCTTGATACCTTTACCTCTTTTGATTTTGGTTTAGTTGGGAAGGTTATTGAGGGTAAGGCTTATTTTTATAAGGATAATATTAAAAGATATTTATTTAATAGCCCTAAAAAAATTAGCAAAAAAGTAGGGCTTTTAAAGCTATGCCTTGATTGTGATGATGATATTTTAGAATATTATTTAAATAATTATGATGCTTTAGTTTTTAGCGGTTATGGAGCAGGGCATCTTATGCAAAGACATATGAAATATATAAAAAATATTAAAAAACCTTTAATAATGGCAAGTCGCTGCGAGAGTGGAAAGACAGGCTTTAATACTTACGCTTATTTGGGTGCTGAGATATCTTTAAGAGAAAATGGGGTTATTATGAGTGCTTTTATAAGTGATGTTAAAGCAAGAATTCTAACTCTTTTAGCACTAGAAAATAACATAGATTTAAAAGAGTTATTTACTAAAGATAATATTATTTTTTAA